One window of the Thermasporomyces composti genome contains the following:
- a CDS encoding alpha-mannosidase encodes MSRPQAAPRRTLHMVGNAHIDPVWLWRWPEGLAEARATFWSAIHRMEEYPDFVFTCDQVALLAWVEQTDPALFEEIRRRVAEGRWVNVGGWWVEPDCNLPTGESFCRQGLYGQRYLAEKFGRKATVGLNADPFGHHANLPQILRKQGLEAYGFLRPGPHEATLPGNPFWWEGPDGSRVLAYRIPHEYCSPGADIGYHIDKAVAQLPPGLTEAMVFYGVGNHGGGPTKANIDSIHRLDELGTYGELVLSSPPAYVDAVRASGVDLPVWKGELQHHAAGCYAAHSGIKAWMRSAEHALLEAEKWALVASHVAGTRYPDEELTHAWKLVLFNQFHDILPGTSIEPAYEDARDELGEARAIARRVVNLALQSIARDVDIPLREGAQPVLVWNPHPWPVRADVECEFGLSVNLDRVEDDTGQAVPVQRTRPLATTSNPRRLVFPVELPPLGYRLYWLLPAEGLTPAVTGAGRPAGGTPGERVVIENAHLRVEVDPTTGWLRSLLDKGSGADLLAGVDRPHTVVADDPTDTWGHRVVSYAGPGTPFKCQSARIVEQGPVRTVVRIESGYGTSTLVEELILGAEARHLEVRVTLDWHERLKLLKLRFPTALRNPVATYEIPYGHLERPTDGAEEPGQSWVNVTGELPDGRRASLAVLNDAKAAYDVSGPDIGITAVRSPVYAWHEPRRLDPDEPYSYQDQGRQTFRYLLVPHDGDWCAAGVPRLAAELAQPPTATYESFHAGTLPSARSFAHVEDGPIIPTVLKRAEDGPEHVVVRAYDSSGAGGRMTLRLPFLDRDVTVDVAPHEITTLLVPTDPDRPVVAATILEEPVS; translated from the coding sequence ATGTCGAGGCCTCAGGCCGCACCGCGACGGACCCTCCACATGGTGGGCAACGCGCACATCGACCCGGTGTGGCTGTGGCGGTGGCCGGAAGGCCTCGCGGAGGCGAGGGCGACCTTCTGGTCGGCGATCCACCGGATGGAGGAGTACCCCGACTTCGTCTTCACCTGTGACCAGGTGGCGTTGCTGGCGTGGGTCGAGCAGACCGACCCCGCGCTCTTCGAGGAGATCCGCAGGCGAGTGGCCGAAGGTCGGTGGGTCAATGTCGGCGGCTGGTGGGTGGAGCCGGACTGCAACCTGCCGACGGGTGAGTCCTTCTGCCGCCAGGGCTTGTACGGCCAGCGCTACCTGGCGGAGAAGTTCGGCCGGAAGGCCACCGTCGGCCTCAACGCCGACCCGTTCGGCCACCACGCCAACCTCCCGCAGATCCTGCGCAAGCAGGGCCTGGAGGCGTACGGCTTCCTGCGGCCGGGTCCGCACGAGGCGACCTTGCCGGGCAACCCGTTCTGGTGGGAAGGCCCGGACGGCTCGCGCGTGCTCGCCTACCGCATCCCGCACGAGTACTGCAGCCCAGGCGCCGACATCGGCTACCACATCGACAAGGCGGTGGCCCAGCTGCCACCGGGCCTGACCGAGGCGATGGTCTTCTACGGCGTCGGCAACCATGGTGGCGGGCCCACGAAGGCCAACATCGACAGCATTCACCGGCTCGACGAGCTGGGCACGTACGGCGAGCTCGTGCTCTCCAGCCCGCCGGCGTACGTCGACGCGGTGCGCGCGTCCGGCGTCGACCTGCCGGTGTGGAAGGGTGAGCTGCAGCACCACGCCGCCGGCTGCTATGCCGCGCACTCCGGCATCAAGGCGTGGATGCGCAGCGCGGAGCACGCGCTCCTGGAGGCGGAGAAGTGGGCGCTCGTCGCCTCCCACGTGGCCGGCACGCGGTATCCGGACGAGGAGCTCACCCACGCGTGGAAGCTCGTCCTCTTCAACCAGTTCCACGACATCCTGCCGGGTACCTCGATCGAGCCCGCGTACGAGGACGCGCGGGACGAGCTCGGCGAGGCGCGCGCGATCGCGCGGCGCGTTGTCAACCTCGCCCTGCAGAGCATCGCGCGGGACGTCGACATCCCGCTCCGCGAGGGCGCCCAGCCCGTCCTGGTCTGGAACCCGCACCCGTGGCCGGTGCGCGCGGACGTCGAGTGCGAGTTCGGCCTCAGCGTCAACCTGGACCGGGTGGAGGACGACACCGGCCAGGCGGTCCCGGTGCAGCGCACCCGGCCGCTCGCCACCACGTCGAACCCCCGCCGGTTGGTCTTCCCGGTCGAGCTGCCGCCCCTCGGCTACCGCCTGTACTGGCTGCTGCCGGCCGAGGGGCTCACCCCGGCCGTGACCGGCGCAGGACGGCCCGCCGGGGGGACGCCCGGCGAGCGCGTCGTGATCGAGAACGCCCACCTCCGAGTCGAGGTCGACCCGACCACGGGCTGGCTGCGCAGCCTGCTCGACAAGGGGAGCGGCGCGGACCTGCTCGCCGGCGTCGACCGCCCGCACACGGTCGTCGCCGATGACCCGACCGACACGTGGGGGCACCGCGTCGTCTCCTACGCCGGCCCGGGGACGCCGTTCAAGTGTCAGTCGGCGCGGATCGTCGAGCAGGGCCCCGTCCGCACCGTCGTGCGGATCGAGAGCGGGTACGGCACCTCCACCTTGGTCGAGGAGCTGATCCTGGGCGCGGAAGCGCGACACCTCGAGGTGCGGGTGACCCTCGACTGGCACGAGCGGCTCAAGCTGCTCAAGCTGAGGTTCCCCACGGCGCTGCGGAACCCCGTCGCGACCTACGAGATCCCGTACGGCCACCTGGAGCGGCCCACCGACGGAGCGGAGGAGCCCGGGCAGTCGTGGGTGAACGTGACGGGTGAGCTGCCCGACGGGCGTCGGGCGAGTCTGGCCGTCCTCAACGACGCGAAGGCGGCGTACGACGTGAGCGGCCCCGACATCGGCATCACCGCCGTGCGGAGCCCGGTCTACGCCTGGCACGAGCCGCGACGCCTCGACCCCGACGAGCCCTACAGCTACCAAGACCAGGGCCGTCAGACGTTCCGCTACCTCCTGGTCCCGCATGACGGGGACTGGTGCGCGGCGGGTGTGCCTCGGCTCGCCGCCGAGCTCGCCCAGCCTCCGACGGCGACGTACGAGTCCTTCCACGCCGGGACGCTGCCCTCCGCACGCTCGTTCGCCCACGTCGAGGACGGCCCGATCATCCCCACCGTGCTCAAGCGGGCCGAGGACGGTCCCGAGCACGTCGTCGTCCGCGCCTACGACTCGTCCGGCGCGGGAGG
- a CDS encoding LacI family DNA-binding transcriptional regulator, whose translation MAQADQVSDAPQQSERGPVPARATLFDVALRAGVSRSTASRALTGRGYAAPEVKERVRKAAEELGYVPDANARGLKARRTATVGLLVSDLRNPFYAEVAAGAGGVLRQEGYTIVLVDDAGSDVEEMAAARTFLAMRVAGVLLTPVSKAASQFVLRHGVPVVEIDRQFCRGECDAVLVDNVTAARELTRHLLELGHRRITMVVDEIDWTSSAGRAKGYRQALVQAGRPVGDEAILCCGFDQARIEKEVAALLSSRRRPTAVFAANNLVAAAVWRQAKALGLRIPEDLSFVAFDDSPWMSMVEPGITTAGQPAAELGARAATVLLSRIAKPGRPRTTRLDCPLIMRGSTARPARRTRQTRPT comes from the coding sequence TTGGCCCAGGCGGATCAGGTCTCGGACGCTCCCCAGCAGTCGGAGCGTGGTCCGGTCCCCGCTCGCGCGACCTTGTTCGACGTCGCGCTCCGCGCTGGTGTCTCCCGCTCGACAGCGTCCCGTGCCCTCACCGGGCGGGGCTACGCGGCACCCGAGGTGAAGGAGCGCGTCCGGAAGGCGGCGGAAGAGCTGGGGTACGTGCCCGACGCGAACGCCCGCGGGCTCAAGGCACGTCGCACGGCGACCGTCGGGCTCCTCGTGTCCGACTTGCGGAACCCCTTCTACGCCGAGGTCGCCGCCGGCGCGGGCGGTGTGCTCCGCCAGGAGGGATACACGATCGTGCTCGTGGACGACGCGGGCAGCGACGTGGAGGAGATGGCCGCGGCGCGGACCTTCCTCGCGATGCGCGTGGCGGGCGTGCTGCTCACACCGGTGTCCAAGGCGGCGAGCCAGTTCGTCCTCCGACACGGTGTGCCCGTCGTCGAGATCGACCGGCAGTTCTGCCGTGGCGAGTGCGACGCGGTGCTGGTCGACAACGTCACGGCGGCCCGCGAGCTCACGCGTCACCTGCTCGAGCTCGGCCACCGGCGCATCACGATGGTCGTCGACGAGATCGACTGGACGTCGAGTGCCGGTCGGGCCAAGGGATACCGGCAGGCGCTCGTCCAAGCCGGTCGACCGGTGGGTGACGAGGCGATCCTGTGCTGTGGGTTCGACCAGGCGCGTATCGAGAAGGAGGTCGCGGCGCTGCTGTCCAGCCGCCGTCGGCCGACCGCGGTCTTCGCCGCCAACAACCTCGTCGCCGCGGCGGTCTGGCGGCAGGCCAAGGCGCTCGGTCTGCGGATCCCCGAGGACCTGTCGTTCGTCGCGTTCGACGACTCGCCGTGGATGAGCATGGTGGAGCCAGGCATCACGACAGCGGGGCAGCCGGCGGCCGAGCTCGGTGCGCGGGCCGCGACGGTGTTGCTGTCGCGCATCGCCAAGCCCGGGCGTCCGCGCACCACTCGACTGGACTGCCCGCTCATCATGCGCGGCTCGACCGCGCGTCCGGCTCGGCGCACCCGTCAGACCCGTCCGACCTGA
- a CDS encoding AraC family transcriptional regulator codes for MTASPSRGVFPGHQAREHTSLARGGRAIERLNAVRVAVEVGGHQAEFLSWGFYEPSPWRNYLHTHSFYEICYAYAGRGVFRTGAREYPVEAGAVFVARPGDVHEIVSSDDDPLGIHFWSYTLIPVRAAARSGSSDHDHGRALLAAFAEPAAPVLSRRSGQVPAILELLCAEAANPGPGVGDVVRNLAGLLVVETARAVVDDQNLTPEPAPEAPTRDEQMVRTMVRYLRDNYDRPVRVRDVAAQVHVSERHASRLFRVFTGTTIHAFLVRLRLEIAAQRLLARAAKAGPVSIAEVARSCGYPDVRHFTTVFRRHWGVTPGAFRSGDGTAHLPTDGPTDGPTEKHRPRAQVLSSSVLAP; via the coding sequence GTGACCGCTTCACCGTCGCGTGGTGTGTTCCCGGGTCACCAGGCCCGGGAGCACACCAGCCTGGCCCGCGGGGGGAGGGCGATCGAGCGCCTCAACGCCGTGCGCGTCGCGGTGGAGGTCGGCGGCCACCAGGCGGAGTTCCTCTCGTGGGGCTTCTACGAGCCCTCGCCCTGGCGGAACTACCTGCACACGCACTCGTTCTACGAGATCTGCTACGCGTACGCCGGGCGGGGCGTGTTCCGCACCGGGGCGAGGGAGTACCCGGTCGAGGCGGGCGCTGTGTTCGTGGCGCGACCAGGCGACGTCCACGAGATCGTCTCGAGCGACGACGACCCGCTCGGCATCCACTTCTGGTCCTACACGCTCATCCCGGTGAGGGCGGCGGCGCGATCCGGCTCGTCGGACCACGACCACGGGCGCGCGTTGCTCGCCGCCTTCGCGGAGCCAGCGGCCCCGGTGCTGTCCCGGCGGTCCGGCCAGGTTCCCGCCATCCTGGAGCTGCTGTGCGCGGAGGCGGCGAACCCCGGCCCCGGCGTCGGGGACGTGGTCCGCAACCTCGCTGGGTTGTTGGTCGTCGAGACCGCTCGCGCGGTCGTGGATGACCAGAACCTGACACCGGAACCCGCGCCCGAGGCACCGACCCGCGACGAGCAGATGGTTCGGACCATGGTCCGCTACCTGCGAGACAACTACGACCGGCCGGTCCGGGTCCGGGACGTGGCGGCCCAGGTGCACGTGAGCGAGCGCCACGCGAGCCGGCTGTTCCGCGTCTTCACGGGGACGACGATCCACGCGTTTCTCGTCCGGTTGCGGCTCGAGATCGCCGCTCAGCGCCTGCTGGCCCGCGCGGCGAAGGCTGGTCCGGTCTCCATCGCGGAGGTGGCCCGCTCCTGTGGGTATCCCGACGTGCGCCACTTCACCACCGTGTTCCGGCGCCACTGGGGCGTCACGCCGGGTGCTTTCCGATCCGGCGACGGCACCGCTCACCTCCCCACCGACGGGCCCACCGACGGACCCACCGAGAAGCACCGTCCTCGGGCCCAGGTGCTGTCGTCGAGCGTGCTGGCACCGTGA
- a CDS encoding phytanoyl-CoA dioxygenase family protein: MVDDARLAEYAKAYAENGYVLVKGLLGKDEAKAYREECHALIERLNRDVDPTWGSARELTMGSPTQLRHCHDVQFYAGAFARLIVDPRFTDVAAAVMGTPNVQLHHTKMFIKPPEKGSPFPMHQDYPFFPHAKHSVGAAIFHFDDAPVEKGCVRVVPGSHTKGPLPHREEGGWHLPFSEWPLEESVPCEAEAGDVLFFSYLLVHGSGVNRTSEARTTLLVQFRDPTDPPTKNVHTESLGQGMMLRGIDPTARGSTTA; the protein is encoded by the coding sequence ATGGTCGACGACGCGCGGCTCGCCGAGTACGCGAAGGCCTACGCCGAGAACGGCTACGTGCTCGTCAAGGGACTGCTCGGCAAGGACGAGGCGAAGGCCTATCGAGAGGAGTGCCACGCGCTCATCGAGCGGCTCAATCGAGACGTCGATCCCACCTGGGGCAGCGCTCGAGAGCTGACCATGGGGAGCCCGACGCAGCTGCGGCATTGCCACGACGTCCAGTTCTACGCGGGCGCGTTCGCCCGGCTCATCGTCGACCCGCGGTTCACCGACGTGGCCGCGGCGGTCATGGGGACGCCGAACGTCCAGCTCCACCACACGAAGATGTTCATCAAGCCGCCGGAGAAGGGTTCGCCGTTCCCGATGCACCAGGACTATCCGTTCTTCCCGCACGCCAAGCACTCGGTGGGGGCGGCGATCTTCCATTTCGACGACGCCCCGGTGGAGAAGGGCTGTGTCCGGGTCGTGCCGGGGAGCCACACGAAGGGGCCGCTGCCGCACCGGGAGGAGGGCGGTTGGCACCTGCCCTTCAGCGAGTGGCCGCTCGAGGAGTCGGTGCCGTGTGAGGCGGAGGCCGGCGACGTGCTGTTCTTCAGCTACCTCCTCGTCCACGGCTCGGGCGTCAACCGCACGTCGGAGGCGCGGACCACGCTGCTCGTGCAGTTCCGCGACCCCACCGACCCGCCGACGAAGAACGTCCACACCGAGTCGCTGGGCCAGGGCATGATGCTCCGCGGCATCGACCCGACCGCGCGGGGATCCACGACAGCGTGA
- a CDS encoding carbohydrate kinase family protein: protein MSRLVFVGSVNVDTITVVPHVPAPDERLVAETIVSGYGGNSATAAVAAARLGGDVAFIGPIADDEQGERVRADLEREGVDTSGVIPVPAGEGGASVILVDRSTRTRAICTRPMPPFELTPRARELVANAAWVHVDHLGWSPVRGLDTTPRLSVDAGNPIPDFTPRDVDLYVPTTASLQRAYGDLPIAALLDRALADGARVVVATDGAAGAYAAEARGRHVHVPGFEVEVVSTLGAGDVFHGALLVAVDRGLPLAEAVRYANAAAALSCRAIDGRSGIPTRTELEEWLAARS, encoded by the coding sequence ATGAGTCGGCTGGTCTTCGTCGGTTCGGTCAACGTCGACACGATCACGGTCGTGCCGCACGTCCCGGCCCCGGACGAGCGTCTGGTGGCCGAGACGATCGTGTCCGGCTACGGCGGGAACTCCGCGACAGCCGCCGTCGCGGCCGCGCGCCTCGGCGGCGACGTCGCGTTCATCGGACCGATCGCGGACGACGAGCAGGGCGAGCGGGTTCGAGCGGACCTCGAGCGCGAGGGTGTCGACACCTCCGGCGTCATCCCCGTCCCGGCCGGCGAGGGTGGCGCCAGCGTCATCCTGGTCGACCGGTCCACGAGAACCCGAGCGATCTGCACCCGACCGATGCCACCGTTCGAGCTGACGCCCCGAGCGCGTGAGCTGGTCGCGAACGCCGCGTGGGTTCACGTCGACCACCTCGGCTGGTCGCCCGTGCGAGGGCTGGACACCACGCCCCGGTTGTCCGTGGACGCCGGCAACCCCATACCGGACTTCACACCCCGCGATGTCGACCTCTACGTCCCCACGACCGCCTCGCTCCAGCGCGCCTATGGGGACCTGCCCATCGCGGCGCTCCTCGACCGCGCGTTGGCGGACGGAGCCCGCGTCGTCGTGGCCACCGACGGCGCCGCCGGGGCCTACGCCGCCGAGGCACGAGGGCGACACGTCCACGTGCCCGGCTTCGAGGTCGAGGTGGTGAGCACGCTCGGAGCCGGCGACGTCTTCCACGGCGCGCTGCTCGTCGCCGTCGACCGCGGGCTGCCGCTCGCGGAAGCGGTCCGCTACGCGAACGCGGCGGCCGCCCTGTCCTGTCGCGCCATCGACGGACGGTCGGGGATCCCCACGCGGACCGAGCTGGAGGAATGGCTCGCCGCCCGGTCCTAG
- a CDS encoding Nramp family divalent metal transporter, whose product MAIETAAADPYRLTTEGIREPPKGWGASLRYLGPGLIVSASIVGSGELIATTALGAEAGFALLWMVILSTTVKVAVQVELARWTISTGQPALTGYDKVPPRFGRIGWVNALWIVLALSKILQLGGVIGGVAAALSLLFPFGEPLGKTSLTIWTIALIAGSIALLYSNRYSLIERGAFVLVAIFSVLTVAIAFGLPFTPFAYNSEDILNGLALRIPAGAVGAAVAMFGITGVGADEITFYTYWCLEKGYARWTGPPDGSDAWVRRAKGWIRVMYKDAFVSWVIYTFATLAFFIMGAAVLHPQGLQPEGNEMLTALSRMYTDTLGEWATISFLIGAIAVLGSTLWASIPSWSRMHVNVLGTLRLVDWDNQASRQRWTRFFTVVLPIVWGLAYLVIGSPVIMVQVGGVMTGIFLLAVVVAVWYLRRTEVDPRIYGGRAFHSLLVISSVAIILVAVYSVLGAFGITIE is encoded by the coding sequence ATGGCCATCGAGACCGCAGCGGCCGACCCGTACCGGCTCACGACCGAGGGGATCAGGGAGCCGCCGAAAGGCTGGGGAGCGAGCCTTCGCTACCTCGGCCCCGGGCTCATCGTGAGCGCCTCGATCGTCGGGTCCGGCGAGCTGATCGCGACGACGGCTCTCGGCGCCGAGGCGGGTTTCGCGCTGCTGTGGATGGTCATCCTGTCGACGACCGTCAAGGTCGCCGTCCAGGTCGAGCTGGCACGCTGGACGATCTCCACCGGCCAACCCGCGCTCACCGGCTACGACAAGGTGCCGCCCCGCTTCGGCCGGATCGGCTGGGTCAACGCCTTGTGGATCGTCCTGGCGCTGTCGAAGATCCTCCAGCTCGGCGGCGTCATCGGCGGGGTCGCGGCCGCCCTCAGCTTGCTGTTCCCCTTCGGCGAGCCGCTTGGCAAGACGTCCTTGACGATCTGGACGATCGCCCTGATCGCCGGCAGCATCGCGCTGCTGTACTCCAACCGCTACAGCCTCATCGAGCGCGGCGCGTTCGTCCTGGTCGCGATCTTCTCCGTCCTCACCGTCGCGATCGCGTTCGGGCTGCCCTTCACGCCGTTCGCCTACAACAGCGAGGACATCCTCAACGGGCTCGCGCTACGGATCCCCGCCGGCGCGGTGGGCGCGGCGGTGGCGATGTTCGGCATCACCGGAGTCGGCGCCGACGAGATCACCTTCTACACCTACTGGTGTCTCGAGAAGGGCTACGCGCGGTGGACCGGCCCGCCGGACGGCTCGGACGCCTGGGTTCGCCGCGCCAAGGGGTGGATCCGGGTGATGTACAAGGACGCGTTCGTCTCCTGGGTGATCTACACGTTCGCGACCCTGGCGTTCTTCATCATGGGCGCCGCCGTCCTGCACCCGCAGGGCCTCCAGCCCGAGGGCAACGAGATGTTGACAGCCCTCTCCCGCATGTACACCGACACCCTCGGCGAGTGGGCGACGATCTCCTTCCTCATCGGCGCCATCGCCGTCCTGGGCTCGACGCTGTGGGCGTCGATCCCGAGCTGGTCGCGGATGCACGTCAACGTGCTCGGCACCCTGCGCCTCGTCGACTGGGACAACCAGGCAAGCCGACAACGCTGGACCCGGTTCTTCACCGTCGTGCTGCCCATCGTCTGGGGCTTGGCGTACCTCGTCATCGGCTCCCCGGTGATCATGGTGCAGGTCGGTGGCGTGATGACCGGGATCTTCCTCCTCGCCGTCGTCGTGGCCGTGTGGTACCTGCGGCGGACCGAGGTCGACCCCAGGATCTACGGCGGACGCGCCTTCCACAGCCTGCTCGTCATCAGCAGCGTGGCCATCATCCTGGTCGCTGTGTACTCGGTCCTCGGCGCCTTCGGGATCACCATCGAGTGA
- a CDS encoding anthranilate synthase component I produces the protein MDDTLRYLTAGGITVTRTAAPVDPTTLDQLAARLDSRRGGVLSSGVDYPGRYSRWHLGYVDPPLELVAYGRRLRARALNERGTVLLRAVEAALATVGELLERETTTLTIDIPPSDQLFTEEERHRQPTVFTALRAIVAAFASPEDPHLGLYGAYGYDLATQFEPLRLRHDRTTAPHRDLVLHLPDEILVIDRKRETSLRYSYDFEIGGESTHGSPRVTPPTPRHPAQVSPPAPPPPGRFAAIVEKAKEHFRRGDLFEVTPSHALHVSCDSPAAFFARLRSRNPAPYEFFFNLGDGEYLVGASPEMYVRVTGDRVETCPIAGTIRRGKDALDDERQIRALLNSVKDESELTMCTDVDRNDKARVCVPGSVRVIGRRQIELYSRLIHTVDHIEGRLRPGLDAFDAFLTHMWAVTVTGAPKQWAMQFIEDHEDAPRRWYGAAVGFAGFDGSMNTGLTLRAAHIENGVATIRVGATLLYDSDPEAEERETYLKARALLETLTEPTDTHQAPQNRTSDGSTRPAGRRVLLVDHQDSFVLTLGDYFRQHGAEVTTLRYGFPERLLDELAPDLVVLSPGPGRPEDFACARLLAAIEERGLPAFGVCLGLQAMVEYVGGQLDLLPYPVHGKPGSVRVLGGRLLTGLGEQFTAGRYHSLYAEPDQVKEFEVTAVTEDPSGATVTMAIEDPHRRWWAVQFHPESILTAHGDSGHRVIENVLALCRGDTRVP, from the coding sequence GTGGACGACACGCTCCGCTACCTCACCGCCGGCGGGATCACCGTGACGCGGACCGCCGCCCCGGTCGATCCGACGACCCTCGACCAGCTCGCGGCCAGGCTCGACAGCCGGCGCGGTGGTGTCTTGAGCTCAGGCGTGGACTATCCGGGCCGCTACAGCCGCTGGCACCTGGGGTACGTCGACCCACCGCTGGAGCTCGTCGCCTACGGCCGCCGACTGCGCGCGCGGGCGCTGAACGAGCGGGGCACCGTGCTGCTGCGAGCCGTCGAAGCGGCGCTGGCGACCGTCGGCGAGCTCCTCGAACGGGAGACGACCACCCTCACGATCGACATCCCGCCCTCCGACCAGCTGTTCACCGAGGAGGAGCGGCACCGCCAGCCCACCGTCTTCACCGCCCTCCGCGCGATTGTCGCGGCGTTCGCCAGCCCAGAGGACCCGCACCTCGGGCTGTACGGCGCCTACGGGTACGACCTGGCGACGCAGTTCGAGCCGCTGCGGCTCCGCCACGACCGAACGACGGCCCCGCACCGCGACCTGGTCCTCCACCTGCCCGACGAGATCCTCGTCATCGACCGGAAGCGGGAGACGAGCCTCCGCTACTCCTACGACTTCGAGATCGGGGGAGAGAGCACCCACGGTTCGCCACGAGTAACCCCACCGACGCCTCGGCATCCAGCCCAGGTCAGCCCGCCCGCGCCTCCACCGCCGGGCCGCTTCGCCGCGATCGTCGAGAAGGCCAAGGAGCACTTCCGGCGAGGCGACCTGTTCGAGGTGACACCCAGCCACGCGCTCCACGTCTCGTGCGACTCGCCCGCCGCGTTCTTCGCACGGCTGCGCAGTCGCAACCCCGCGCCGTACGAGTTCTTCTTCAACCTCGGGGACGGCGAGTACCTCGTCGGGGCTTCGCCCGAGATGTACGTGCGAGTGACCGGAGACCGGGTGGAGACCTGCCCGATCGCCGGCACCATCCGGCGCGGGAAGGACGCCCTCGACGACGAGCGGCAGATCCGCGCCCTGCTCAACTCCGTCAAGGACGAGTCCGAGCTGACCATGTGCACCGACGTCGACCGCAACGACAAGGCGCGGGTCTGCGTCCCGGGCAGCGTGCGCGTGATCGGCCGACGCCAGATCGAGCTCTACAGCCGGCTGATCCACACCGTCGACCACATCGAGGGGCGCTTGCGGCCCGGCCTCGACGCGTTCGACGCCTTCCTCACCCACATGTGGGCCGTCACGGTGACCGGCGCGCCCAAGCAGTGGGCGATGCAGTTCATCGAGGACCACGAGGACGCGCCCCGCCGCTGGTACGGCGCCGCTGTCGGCTTCGCCGGCTTCGACGGGTCGATGAACACCGGTCTCACCTTGCGAGCGGCGCACATCGAGAACGGCGTCGCCACGATCCGGGTGGGAGCCACCCTCTTGTACGACTCCGACCCCGAGGCGGAGGAACGCGAGACCTACCTCAAGGCGCGCGCCCTGCTGGAGACCCTGACCGAGCCGACGGACACCCACCAAGCTCCCCAGAACAGGACGAGCGACGGGAGCACCCGCCCAGCCGGACGTCGCGTGCTCCTCGTCGACCACCAGGACTCCTTCGTCCTCACGCTCGGCGACTACTTCCGGCAGCACGGTGCCGAGGTCACGACCTTGCGCTACGGCTTCCCCGAGCGGCTGCTCGACGAGCTGGCGCCGGACCTGGTGGTGCTCTCGCCCGGACCCGGCCGCCCCGAGGACTTCGCCTGTGCCCGCCTCCTGGCGGCGATCGAGGAGCGCGGCCTGCCGGCGTTCGGGGTGTGCCTGGGTCTGCAAGCCATGGTGGAGTACGTCGGCGGCCAGCTCGACCTGCTGCCGTACCCGGTCCACGGCAAGCCGGGGTCGGTGCGGGTGCTCGGCGGCCGGCTGCTCACCGGGCTCGGGGAGCAGTTCACCGCCGGGCGCTACCACTCGCTCTACGCCGAGCCGGACCAGGTGAAGGAGTTCGAGGTGACCGCGGTCACCGAGGACCCCAGCGGCGCCACGGTCACCATGGCCATCGAGGACCCCCACCGACGGTGGTGGGCGGTGCAGTTCCACCCGGAGTCCATCCTCACCGCGCACGGCGACTCCGGACACCGGGTGATCGAGAACGTCCTGGCCCTGTGCCGGGGGGACACCCGTGTGCCGTGA